A window from Cryptomeria japonica chromosome 1, Sugi_1.0, whole genome shotgun sequence encodes these proteins:
- the LOC131048141 gene encoding codeine O-demethylase-like, translated as MEALNGADLPLIDLSLFPSQNVDQNQLESHEFNELRKACQELGFFRVINHGIDSTLIQSVECRIRDMFALPAEIKNRAIFPIFNTGYGPSEVHEVTKDSTPENMCFPWDHLLPNSVEKISAKLWPQGNPAFCEELNAYKTQVRDLSHRILKLLVWSLGVDISSQSASELFEKSYGNLRMNYYDKSTEKEMISKAHTDISCLTILYQDDVGGLQIRTKEGKWMDSKPLPGSFVINIGDILQMWSNGRYRSAEHRVVYGKSNKNRLSMAYFHDFLDEFEIRCPEEMIDQEHPRSYKSVTKGDIVAYYKKVGPNLYTPLHFKLH; from the exons ATGGAGGCACTGAATGGAGCTGATCTTCCTCTTATTGACCTCTCTCTTTTTCCCTCACAAAATGTTGATCAAAACCAGCTGGAAAGCCACGAATTTAATGAACTCAGGAAGGCTTGTCAGGAGTTGGGTTTTTTCCGGGTGATCAACCATGGAATTGATTCAACTCTCATCCAATCAGTTGAGTGCAGGATTAGAGATATGTTTGCACTGCCTGCGGAAATCAAGAACAGAGCTATTTTCCCCATTTTCAACACTGGGTATGGTCCATCTGAAGTACATGAAGTCACAAAAGACTCCACGCCTGAGAACATGTGCTTTCCATGGGATCACCTGCTTCCCAACTCAGTTGAAAAAATCTCTGCCAAACTATGGCCGCAAGGAAACCCTGCATTCTG TGAGGAGTTGAATGCGTACAAAACCCAAGTGAGGGATCTTTCTCATAGGATTCTGAAGCTCCTTGTTTGGAGTCTGGGCGTGGACATTTCCAGCCAGTCTGCATCAGAACTGTTTGAGAAATCGTATGGAAATCTTCGGATGAATTACTATGACAAGAGCACTGAAAAGGAGATGATCTCCAAAGCTCACACAGACATTTCATGCCTCACAATACTGTATCAAGATGATGTTGGAGGTCTCCAGATCAGAACTAAGGAAGGCAAATGGATGGATAGTAAGCCTTTGCCTGGATCTTTCGTTATTAACATTGGCGACATTTTACAG ATGTGGAGTAATGGGAGATATCGCAGTGCTGAACATCGTGTAGTGTATGGAAAATCGAATAAGAATAGGTTATCAATGGCCTATTTCCATGATTTTTTGGATGAATTTGAAATTCGTTGTCCAGAAGAGATGATTGACCAAGAGCATCCACGATCATATAAATCAGTTACAAAAGGAGATATTGTGGCATATTATAAGAAAGTGGGTCCAAATTTGTATACTCCTTTACACTTCAAATTGCACTAG